Proteins co-encoded in one Capsicum annuum cultivar UCD-10X-F1 chromosome 9, UCD10Xv1.1, whole genome shotgun sequence genomic window:
- the LOC107840956 gene encoding serine acetyltransferase 5 — translation MPAEEHHRNATPATPHPPTDTAEEAIWLWTQIKAEARRDAEAEPALASYLYSTILSHSSLERSLSFHLGNKLCSSTLLSTLLYDLFLNTFSTDPELRAAASADLLAARYRDPACVSFSHCLLNYKGFLACQAHRVSHKLWSQSRRPLALALQSRISDVFAVDIHPAAKIGKGILFDHATGVVVGETAVIGNNVSILHHVTLGGTGKIGGDRHPKIGDGVLIGAGATILGNVNIGEGAKIGAGSVVLIDVPPRTTAVGNPARLVGGKEQPTKHEECPGESMDHTSFISGWSDYII, via the exons ATGCCGGCGGAGGAACACCACCGTAACGCCACCCCAGCAACGCCGCATCCACCGACGGACACGGCGGAAGAAGCCATATGGCTATGGACACAAATCAAAGCCGAAGCTCGGCGCGACGCCGAAGCTGAGCCGGCATTAGCTAGCTATTTATACTCAACAATACTATCTCATTCTTCGCTCGAGCGTTCGCTCTCTTTCCATTTAGGAAATAAGCTTTGTTCTTCAACGCTTTTGTCTACGCTTCTCTACGATTTGTTCCTTAATACTTTCTCTACTGATCCTGAATTGCGTGCTGCTGCGTCGGCTGATTTGCTTGCGGCGCGGTATCGGGATCCGGCTTGTGTTTCGTTTTCGCATTGTTTGCTTAATTATAAAGGGTTCCTTGCTTGTCAG GCACATCGAGTATCTCACAAACTTTGGTCTCAATCCCGAAGGCCACTTGCACTTGCACTTCAATCCCGAATCTCTGATGTTTTTGCTGTTGACATTCATCCAGCTGCCAAAATCGGGAAAGGCATCCTCTTTGACCATGCAACAGGAGTTGTAGTTGGCGAGACTGCAGTTATTGGAAACAATGTGTCAATTCTTCATCACGTAACCTTAGGAGGAACAGGTAAGATTGGCGGTGACCGACACCCTAAGATTGGTGATGGGGTGCTCATAGGTGCAGGTGCCACAATATTAGGCAACGTGAATATTGGCGAGGGTGCAAAGATTGGTGCTGGATCAGTGGTCTTGATTGACGTACCACCACGAACAACTGCAGTTGGGAATCCAGCTAGGTTAGTGGGAGGAAAGGAACAGCCAACGAAGCATGAGGAATGTCCTGGAGAGAGTATGGACCATACATCTTTCATATCTGGATGGTCTGACTACATCATATGA